From the Halomonas meridiana genome, one window contains:
- the mscK gene encoding mechanosensitive channel MscK, translating into MVRNALKAAIGCLCMVAMLAGTATAQSTPVERVPPQAELTERLAALESLDTELTEDQQRDQAALTAALQAYERLQAIEERQQALEQRVNQAPDQLLRLERELSDAEEESQQLSVDRLSDMPLEALEAEQADAVVELQQLQSQMAEVNSQLLAAQTLPERAQQAISDALQRAETLRREHDTRAALLADRQLSAREDAQLIQWRLERALAEQEVSLNQRELSANSRLRELAQQRRDLLALQIDQQEQQLNLLQGVIDRQRRLQSEQAIADAAKNDPLIAEGHPVVLNAQQLNQTLSLELLRATDRANGIVRENIEAQRQLEHVRQLQRSLNEQMEAIRGSQLLSRILREQRQSLPDVVPRRDLQDEIADLRLKQFDLIRQRDQLRQGERLATQRLEEAGVDVTPGLVDSLTRLYQSRRELVEQLEQAYGSLLSSAIELQLNQQQLLTTTRDLRATIDEQLFWVANSRPLDVNWLRQLPQHLKQEWYEGEWRAVLPTRWQGLSWDLLVGAPLLLLSVVLIALRGRIKQRLALIHSQIGRLKSDTQLHTPKAVLLNALLASPGPLAIAGAGVALRTAEGGLSLGLSPALLQLGLSWFVIALGRRLLVPDGVAERHFTWAPAYNARLRRLLIGLGVALVPVVAIAAMSEQMETPLAMRPVAMGLFMSGLVAMAWWLAQLILAHVPIFGVRLFRLILGLAMAAVPLVLMGLVAWGYEYTALRLVARFAITLYLLGLWVVVEATVVRSLAVAARRLAYRRALARRRAQVQEGAEGGLEVVEEPPLDMEKINAQSLRLSKLILLIGFSALLYLVWSDLLSVLGYLDQVSLWEAGEGDLVDNALSISDFFTALLVVAVTFIMARNLPGLLEVMVLSRLALKQGSAYAISSLLSYTIVGTGIVMSLATLGVSWDKLQWLVAALSVGLGFGLQEIFANFISGLIILFERPIRIGDTITLGNLHGTVSRIRIRATTVTDFDRKEIIIPNKTFVTDQLINWSLSDNVTRVVLTYGVAHGSDLPLVHRLLRQAADENARVLDDPEPQVFCLSYGPHSLNFELRIFVNDLLDRLFAADEVNCRVDELFKEAGVKIAFEQLDVWLHREQGESVKVQSQPTLPPATLS; encoded by the coding sequence GTGGTTAGAAATGCCCTGAAGGCGGCCATCGGCTGCCTATGTATGGTGGCGATGTTAGCAGGTACCGCCACTGCTCAAAGCACTCCGGTTGAGCGCGTCCCTCCTCAAGCAGAGCTGACCGAACGCCTAGCGGCGCTCGAATCGCTCGACACCGAACTCACTGAAGACCAGCAGCGCGATCAGGCGGCACTGACCGCTGCCTTGCAAGCCTACGAGCGGCTGCAGGCCATCGAAGAGCGTCAGCAGGCGCTGGAACAGCGGGTCAACCAAGCGCCCGACCAGCTGCTGCGCTTGGAGCGCGAGCTGAGTGATGCCGAAGAGGAGAGCCAGCAGCTATCGGTCGATCGCCTCAGCGATATGCCTTTAGAGGCGTTAGAGGCCGAGCAGGCGGACGCCGTAGTCGAGCTGCAGCAGCTACAGAGCCAAATGGCGGAAGTGAACTCCCAACTGCTTGCGGCACAAACGCTGCCGGAGCGGGCACAGCAGGCCATTTCCGATGCGCTGCAGCGCGCCGAAACGCTACGCCGTGAGCACGATACCCGAGCGGCGCTGCTCGCCGACCGCCAGCTCTCGGCCCGTGAGGATGCGCAGCTCATTCAGTGGCGCTTGGAGCGAGCACTGGCTGAGCAAGAGGTGAGCCTGAACCAACGAGAGCTGAGTGCCAACAGCCGCTTGCGCGAGCTGGCCCAGCAGCGCCGCGACTTGCTGGCCTTGCAGATTGATCAGCAGGAGCAGCAGCTTAACCTGCTGCAGGGCGTCATCGACCGCCAGCGACGCCTTCAGTCCGAGCAGGCCATTGCCGATGCGGCCAAGAATGACCCACTCATCGCGGAAGGGCATCCGGTCGTGTTGAACGCTCAGCAGCTTAACCAAACGCTGAGCCTAGAGTTACTGCGGGCAACCGACCGCGCCAATGGCATCGTGCGGGAGAACATCGAGGCGCAGCGCCAATTGGAGCATGTTCGCCAGCTTCAGCGCAGTCTCAACGAGCAGATGGAAGCGATTCGTGGCAGCCAGCTGCTGTCGCGTATTCTCCGCGAGCAGCGCCAGTCGCTGCCGGACGTGGTGCCGCGGCGTGATTTACAGGACGAAATCGCCGACCTGCGTTTGAAACAGTTCGACCTCATTCGTCAGCGTGACCAGCTTCGCCAAGGGGAGCGCTTGGCCACCCAGCGCCTGGAGGAAGCCGGGGTCGATGTCACGCCGGGCTTGGTAGACTCTCTCACCCGGTTGTATCAGTCTCGTCGCGAATTGGTCGAGCAGCTCGAGCAGGCTTATGGCAGTTTGCTGAGCTCAGCCATCGAGCTGCAGCTCAATCAACAGCAGCTGCTCACCACTACTCGCGACCTGCGCGCCACGATCGATGAGCAGCTCTTTTGGGTGGCCAACAGCCGCCCGCTGGATGTGAACTGGCTGCGTCAACTCCCCCAGCATCTCAAACAGGAGTGGTACGAAGGGGAGTGGCGTGCCGTGTTACCGACCCGCTGGCAGGGACTCTCGTGGGATTTGCTGGTGGGCGCGCCGTTGCTGCTGCTGAGCGTGGTATTGATCGCCTTACGTGGTCGGATCAAACAGCGTTTGGCGCTGATTCATTCGCAAATTGGCCGTTTGAAGAGCGACACCCAACTGCATACCCCCAAGGCCGTCCTGCTCAATGCGCTGTTGGCGTCGCCGGGGCCGCTGGCGATTGCGGGAGCGGGCGTTGCCCTGCGCACTGCCGAGGGTGGCCTTTCACTAGGGTTGTCGCCTGCGCTGCTTCAGCTTGGCTTGAGCTGGTTCGTGATCGCACTGGGGCGGCGCTTGCTGGTGCCCGATGGTGTGGCGGAGCGCCACTTCACCTGGGCGCCAGCGTATAACGCGCGGCTGCGCCGCCTGTTGATCGGCCTGGGGGTTGCCCTGGTGCCGGTCGTGGCCATTGCGGCCATGTCCGAACAGATGGAAACACCGCTGGCCATGCGGCCAGTGGCCATGGGGCTGTTCATGAGCGGGCTGGTGGCCATGGCTTGGTGGCTGGCGCAGCTCATTCTTGCTCATGTGCCGATTTTTGGTGTGCGGCTTTTCAGGTTGATCCTGGGGTTGGCGATGGCCGCCGTGCCGCTGGTGCTGATGGGGCTGGTCGCTTGGGGTTACGAGTACACGGCGCTCAGGCTGGTGGCGCGCTTTGCCATTACGCTCTACTTGCTGGGGCTTTGGGTCGTGGTGGAAGCGACGGTCGTACGCAGTTTGGCCGTGGCCGCCCGTCGGCTGGCGTATCGCCGAGCGCTGGCGAGGCGCCGCGCCCAAGTGCAAGAGGGGGCCGAAGGTGGGCTGGAGGTGGTCGAGGAGCCGCCGCTGGATATGGAAAAGATCAATGCCCAGTCGCTGCGTCTTTCCAAGCTGATCCTGCTGATTGGCTTCAGTGCGCTGCTCTATTTGGTGTGGTCGGACCTGCTCTCGGTGTTGGGTTACTTGGATCAGGTGTCGCTTTGGGAGGCGGGCGAGGGCGATTTGGTCGACAACGCGCTCTCTATTTCTGACTTTTTTACGGCGCTGCTGGTGGTCGCCGTCACCTTCATCATGGCCCGTAACCTGCCTGGCCTGCTCGAAGTGATGGTGCTGTCACGCTTGGCGCTCAAGCAAGGGAGCGCCTATGCCATTAGCTCGTTGCTCTCTTACACCATCGTGGGAACGGGCATTGTCATGTCGCTGGCGACGTTGGGGGTCTCTTGGGACAAATTGCAGTGGCTCGTGGCGGCGTTGAGCGTGGGGTTGGGTTTTGGTTTGCAGGAGATCTTCGCCAACTTCATTTCGGGGTTGATCATCCTGTTCGAGCGTCCTATTCGTATCGGTGACACCATCACGTTAGGGAATCTTCACGGCACGGTCAGCCGGATTCGCATTCGGGCCACCACGGTGACCGACTTCGATCGCAAAGAGATCATCATTCCTAACAAGACCTTCGTCACGGATCAGCTCATTAACTGGTCGCTGTCCGATAACGTGACCCGCGTGGTGCTGACCTATGGGGTGGCCCATGGCTCCGACTTACCGTTGGTGCATCGGCTATTGCGCCAAGCCGCCGATGAAAATGCCCGCGTGCTGGATGACCCGGAGCCTCAGGTGTTCTGCTTGAGCTATGGGCCGCACAGCTTGAATTTCGAGTTGCGAATTTTCGTCAACGACTTGTTGGACCGCCTGTTCGCCGCCGATGAGGTGAATTGCCGGGTGGATGAGCTGTTCAAGGAGGCGGGAGTGAAGATCGCCTTCGAACAGCTCGATGTGTGGCTGCATCGTGAGCAGGGAGAGTCGGTGAAAGTGCAGTCTCAACCGACTCTCCCGCCTGCCACATTGAGCTAG
- the cysW gene encoding sulfate ABC transporter permease subunit CysW has protein sequence MRRIGDAPLVRRLLIGAALLLSALFLLLPLVAIFAQAFSQGVAVFWENVSNTFTLHAIGLTLVIALMTIPICLVFGVALAWLVTRFSFPGRRILQTLIDIPFAVSPVVAGLIYLLLYGRNGWIGSWLDTHDIQLMFAWPGILMVTIFVTCPFVARELIPLMQAQGSREEEAAVTLGASGWTTFWRVTLPNIRWALLYGIILTNARAVGEFGAVSVVSGAIRGQTNTLPLHLEQLYQDYNAVGAFASAALLALIALLTLAAKAGLEWRASRREAFS, from the coding sequence ATGCGCCGGATTGGTGATGCGCCTTTAGTGCGGCGCTTATTGATTGGCGCGGCCCTACTGCTGTCTGCGCTATTTCTGCTGCTGCCGCTGGTGGCTATTTTTGCTCAGGCGTTCTCCCAAGGTGTGGCGGTGTTTTGGGAGAACGTGAGCAATACCTTCACCCTGCACGCCATTGGTCTCACGCTGGTCATCGCGTTAATGACCATCCCCATCTGCTTGGTGTTTGGCGTCGCGCTGGCGTGGCTGGTGACGCGCTTTAGCTTCCCAGGGCGGCGCATTCTGCAAACGCTGATTGATATTCCGTTTGCCGTTTCTCCCGTCGTGGCGGGCTTGATCTATCTACTGCTGTATGGCCGCAACGGCTGGATTGGCAGTTGGCTCGACACTCACGATATTCAGCTAATGTTCGCGTGGCCGGGCATTCTGATGGTCACCATCTTCGTCACCTGCCCGTTTGTGGCGCGTGAATTAATCCCGCTTATGCAGGCCCAAGGATCACGGGAAGAAGAGGCCGCCGTAACGCTGGGCGCTTCCGGCTGGACGACGTTTTGGCGGGTCACACTACCCAACATCCGCTGGGCACTGCTCTACGGCATCATCCTTACCAACGCCCGCGCGGTGGGTGAATTTGGCGCGGTCTCGGTTGTCTCAGGGGCCATTCGTGGGCAAACCAATACGCTACCGCTGCATCTAGAGCAGCTCTATCAGGATTACAACGCCGTGGGCGCGTTCGCGAGCGCCGCCCTGCTGGCCCTGATTGCCCTGTTAACGCTTGCGGCCAAGGCAGGCCTGGAATGGCGCGCATCGCGCCGGGAGGCATTCTCATGA
- the cysT gene encoding sulfate ABC transporter permease subunit CysT has translation MSQLAFWRSGSTRVLPGFGLSMGISVLFISLVLLLPMTGLFGQLSELSLAEYLAIITEGRVVASYMVTIGAAAVAALVNAVFGLLLAWVLVRYEFPGKRLLDALMDLPFALPTAVAGITLATLYAGNGWVGSIIEPMGLQIAYTWVGIALAMAFTSIPFVVRTVQPVLEDLPAEVDEAAMSLGATDGVAFRRVIMPHLWPALVTGTGLAFVRSLGEFGAIIFIAGNMPYETEITALMIFVKLQEYDYAGASAIASVVLFVSLALLLAINIWQGRFVRRLHGGKG, from the coding sequence ATGAGCCAGTTAGCATTTTGGCGATCCGGCAGCACGCGCGTGCTGCCGGGTTTTGGTCTGTCGATGGGCATCAGCGTGCTGTTCATCTCGCTGGTATTGCTACTACCCATGACGGGCCTGTTTGGTCAGCTTTCCGAACTGAGCTTGGCCGAGTACCTTGCGATCATTACCGAGGGCCGCGTGGTCGCCAGTTACATGGTCACCATCGGCGCAGCGGCGGTGGCCGCGCTGGTGAATGCGGTGTTTGGCCTGCTACTGGCCTGGGTACTCGTGCGCTATGAGTTTCCTGGCAAGCGCCTGCTCGATGCCTTGATGGACCTCCCCTTCGCCCTGCCCACTGCCGTGGCTGGCATCACCCTGGCCACGCTCTATGCGGGTAATGGCTGGGTAGGCAGTATCATCGAGCCAATGGGGCTTCAGATCGCCTATACCTGGGTAGGGATTGCGCTGGCGATGGCTTTCACCAGTATTCCCTTTGTGGTGCGCACGGTGCAGCCGGTGCTGGAAGATTTGCCTGCCGAGGTGGACGAAGCCGCGATGTCCCTGGGCGCCACCGATGGCGTGGCGTTTCGTCGAGTGATTATGCCGCACCTTTGGCCAGCCCTAGTGACCGGTACCGGGCTTGCCTTCGTACGCTCACTAGGTGAGTTCGGCGCGATTATTTTTATCGCTGGCAACATGCCCTACGAAACCGAAATTACCGCGCTGATGATCTTCGTCAAACTGCAGGAGTATGACTACGCGGGGGCGTCTGCCATTGCCTCGGTGGTGCTGTTTGTCTCTCTGGCGCTGCTGCTCGCTATCAATATTTGGCAGGGCCGCTTTGTGCGTCGTCTGCATGGAGGGAAAGGATAA
- a CDS encoding DUF1820 family protein codes for MAAKPIYRVVVHQQGEIWDLYVREIFQSELWGFIEVEEFVFDDASRVVVDPGAEKLQRTFEGVKRSYLPLNAIVRIDEVEREGPLKAVKSDARVAEFPRPFPLPPRGEG; via the coding sequence ATGGCGGCCAAGCCGATCTACCGTGTGGTGGTTCACCAGCAGGGTGAAATTTGGGATTTATACGTCAGAGAGATATTTCAGAGCGAACTCTGGGGCTTTATTGAAGTCGAGGAGTTTGTCTTTGACGATGCGTCGCGGGTGGTGGTGGATCCAGGAGCGGAAAAACTGCAGCGTACCTTCGAGGGGGTCAAGCGTAGCTACCTGCCGTTGAACGCCATTGTGCGGATTGACGAGGTGGAGCGTGAAGGCCCGCTAAAGGCCGTGAAAAGTGATGCCCGCGTCGCAGAGTTTCCTCGTCCCTTCCCGTTACCGCCCCGCGGGGAAGGGTAA
- a CDS encoding thiopurine S-methyltransferase has protein sequence MENPWRQRWQEGRIGFHLEEAHSALVEHWPTLGVAEGTKVLVPLCGKSLDMRWLADRGHPVLGIELAPEAIEQFLAQRSGGVSRYRQAGFEVSRQGSIELWCGDFFHLHIQQAAEVGAFYDRASLIALPPATRERYAFHLAQLIPPGAKGLLVGLTHDAGDAGPPFSVPDEEIERLMAPNFRIERLARLPADDRGRSESLWALERRGPRV, from the coding sequence ATGGAGAATCCCTGGCGACAGCGTTGGCAAGAGGGGCGGATCGGCTTTCACCTTGAGGAGGCGCACTCGGCTCTGGTCGAACACTGGCCTACACTTGGCGTGGCAGAGGGGACCAAAGTACTGGTGCCGCTCTGCGGTAAGAGCCTGGATATGCGCTGGCTTGCTGATCGTGGGCATCCGGTGCTAGGAATCGAGCTGGCGCCGGAGGCCATCGAACAGTTTCTGGCCCAGCGCAGCGGCGGCGTTTCGCGCTATCGCCAAGCGGGGTTCGAGGTGTCTCGTCAGGGCAGCATCGAGCTATGGTGCGGTGATTTCTTTCATCTGCATATTCAACAGGCGGCAGAAGTGGGCGCGTTCTATGACCGTGCCTCGCTGATTGCGCTGCCGCCCGCGACCCGTGAGCGCTACGCCTTTCATTTGGCGCAGCTGATTCCGCCCGGAGCGAAGGGGCTATTGGTGGGCCTCACCCATGACGCTGGTGACGCGGGGCCGCCTTTCAGCGTGCCGGATGAGGAGATCGAACGGCTGATGGCGCCTAATTTCCGCATCGAGCGGCTTGCCCGTCTGCCTGCCGATGACCGTGGCCGCAGCGAGAGCCTGTGGGCTCTGGAACGCCGCGGGCCAAGGGTATGA
- a CDS encoding YajG family lipoprotein — protein MRRRHFLRASAALLATVLLAGCASPQYLQLNPTRSANVPQTGSGQQVTVVAVDARPSEVIGTRAGGSMSTAQITVNSHELIPQLQAEAERAARDMGFTPTREAAQDRPSLTLELASLHYGRGDSGQPLIDEARIEGVFRAIAQNQGTTYTGTYTSRRTQGYAIKPGEDANTRMLNDLLSDGLNRAFSDPELGQLLAR, from the coding sequence ATGCGTCGGCGTCACTTTTTACGCGCGTCTGCTGCGCTGTTGGCCACCGTATTGCTGGCGGGCTGTGCCAGCCCTCAATACCTTCAGCTCAACCCTACGCGTAGCGCAAACGTGCCGCAAACCGGCTCTGGCCAGCAGGTCACCGTGGTGGCCGTCGATGCACGGCCGAGTGAAGTGATTGGTACCCGAGCGGGCGGCAGCATGTCTACGGCGCAAATCACCGTCAACAGCCATGAATTGATCCCACAACTGCAGGCCGAAGCAGAACGCGCTGCCAGAGACATGGGCTTTACACCCACGCGGGAAGCCGCCCAGGACCGCCCTAGCCTGACGCTGGAGCTGGCCAGCTTGCACTATGGGCGTGGGGATAGCGGGCAGCCACTGATCGACGAAGCGCGTATCGAAGGAGTGTTCCGCGCCATTGCGCAAAACCAGGGGACGACCTACACCGGCACGTATACCTCTCGCCGTACGCAGGGCTATGCGATCAAACCCGGTGAGGATGCCAATACGCGCATGCTCAATGACCTACTCAGCGATGGCTTGAACCGAGCGTTCAGTGACCCAGAACTAGGCCAGCTGCTCGCTCGTTGA
- a CDS encoding TIGR04211 family SH3 domain-containing protein: MQVEKFRSNCYAAAIGVLLSVSSQAALAQSDSQAWVSDELSTYVRSGPTDGYRIVGTLNAGEQVEVLDTSGDYTRVRSNSGDTVWVLSNELQQTPSARQQLPELQAQVDELTQELDGINESWEQRVSSMTETLDIREQRIADLEARNLELDNEAEQSRQQVRALQARLDTQEEDLLMRYFMYGGGVAGAGLLVGLIVPHLPRRRKKRDRWF; encoded by the coding sequence ATGCAAGTAGAAAAATTTCGCAGTAATTGTTACGCCGCCGCGATAGGCGTGCTGTTAAGCGTGAGCAGCCAAGCAGCGCTGGCTCAATCCGATAGCCAAGCCTGGGTCAGCGATGAGCTGAGCACCTATGTACGTAGCGGGCCGACAGATGGCTATCGCATTGTGGGTACGCTCAATGCAGGCGAGCAGGTCGAAGTGCTCGACACCAGCGGTGACTACACACGCGTTCGCAGTAACAGTGGCGATACCGTGTGGGTACTCAGCAACGAGCTGCAGCAAACGCCCAGCGCGCGCCAGCAGCTCCCCGAGCTGCAAGCTCAGGTAGACGAGCTGACCCAAGAGTTGGACGGTATCAACGAAAGCTGGGAACAGCGGGTCTCCTCGATGACCGAAACGCTAGACATCCGCGAGCAGCGCATCGCCGATTTGGAAGCCCGTAACCTCGAGCTGGACAATGAAGCCGAACAGTCGCGCCAACAGGTGCGCGCGCTGCAAGCCCGTCTGGATACGCAAGAGGAAGACTTGCTGATGCGCTACTTCATGTACGGTGGCGGTGTGGCGGGCGCTGGCCTGCTGGTGGGGTTGATCGTGCCGCATTTGCCGCGCCGTCGTAAAAAGCGGGACCGCTGGTTCTAA
- a CDS encoding sulfate/molybdate ABC transporter ATP-binding protein has protein sequence MSIRLQNIAKHFANTQALEPINLDIHEGELVGLLGPSGSGKTTLLRIIAGLENADRSPQPGKILFGDRDVTNVHVRDRRIGFVFQHYALFRHMSVYDNVAFGLTVMPKKRRPSNGEIRARVFRLLEMVQLEHLANRLPAQLSGGQQQRVSLARALAVEPDVLLLDEPFGALDAKVRQDLRRWLRRLHDELNFTSVFVTHDQEEALELSDRVVVMSNGRIEQIDTPDTLYRAPKNRFVFEFLGDVNHLEGRVRDGVLTCGDAHLNVDLPDGDEELLLRPHEVRLAEEPSAESHLPVTITAISPVGAEVRVELEADWLAKPWQATVRHADFERLHMRRGQRLFAHPRQWHRFKEDAKTPEQQARVA, from the coding sequence ATGAGTATCCGCTTACAGAATATTGCCAAGCACTTTGCCAACACCCAGGCGCTCGAACCGATCAACCTGGATATTCACGAAGGTGAATTAGTAGGTCTACTAGGCCCTTCCGGTTCGGGCAAAACCACCCTGCTGCGGATCATTGCCGGTTTGGAGAACGCCGACCGCTCTCCTCAGCCCGGCAAAATCCTGTTTGGCGACCGTGACGTGACCAACGTGCACGTTCGCGACCGCCGCATCGGCTTCGTGTTTCAGCACTACGCGCTGTTTCGCCATATGAGCGTTTACGACAACGTGGCGTTTGGCCTTACGGTGATGCCGAAGAAGCGCCGCCCCTCCAACGGCGAGATTCGGGCACGGGTGTTTAGACTGCTGGAAATGGTCCAGCTTGAGCACTTGGCGAACCGTCTGCCTGCGCAGCTCTCTGGCGGCCAGCAGCAACGCGTATCGCTGGCTCGCGCGCTCGCCGTAGAACCTGACGTACTGCTGCTCGATGAGCCGTTTGGCGCGTTGGATGCCAAGGTGCGCCAGGATCTGCGCCGCTGGCTGCGCCGCTTGCATGACGAACTGAACTTTACCAGCGTCTTCGTCACCCACGACCAAGAAGAAGCGCTGGAGCTGTCTGATCGCGTGGTGGTGATGAGCAACGGTCGCATCGAGCAAATCGACACGCCGGATACCCTTTACCGCGCGCCGAAGAACCGCTTTGTATTTGAGTTCTTGGGTGATGTGAACCACCTAGAGGGGCGCGTTCGCGATGGCGTCCTGACCTGCGGTGACGCGCACCTGAACGTCGACTTGCCCGATGGCGACGAAGAGCTGTTGCTGCGCCCCCATGAGGTGCGTCTAGCGGAAGAGCCCAGCGCCGAGAGCCACCTGCCGGTGACGATTACCGCTATCTCCCCGGTCGGGGCCGAAGTGCGCGTAGAGCTCGAGGCCGACTGGCTGGCAAAACCTTGGCAAGCCACCGTGCGCCACGCCGACTTCGAGCGTTTACACATGCGCCGTGGGCAGCGCTTGTTCGCCCATCCACGCCAGTGGCACCGCTTCAAAGAGGACGCTAAAACGCCCGAGCAACAGGCGCGCGTGGCCTAG
- a CDS encoding acetyl-CoA carboxylase biotin carboxylase subunit family protein produces MQKDPNKGYIALLGWSLNAIEAAENFDRRYIVVAPDWAEEYCQKHDIPYVPWNFERLNDRSMEIAETLKEKGVDVAIPLFEETVEWAGAINSVLLDNPRLYGQSLLLRDKALMKRRAQLGGIRVGIFEEAHDKEDVIRFLKRVNQTLLKLDGDPNDPIHLKAFDKAGCLGHRVIRTPDEVDTIPDEEFPVLMESHLDGWEFAVEAWIHDGKIAFLNISEYVTLGYSVFVPASPELEKYREQITAQIEKLIKAFDIEFGLIHPEYFVTSDGEMYFGEVAYRPPGFKVFELLERVYGFNAYQASMLVFDPKSTKDEVAEFFPKEIVDADGFAGCFGVYPRRRVVSRLEIPEETEDHPYFESHELTPPVEETVTKRTAFGTHWGLIYFKGDDAHTIRDLLKRQEDLDFYV; encoded by the coding sequence ATGCAAAAGGATCCCAATAAGGGCTATATCGCCCTCTTAGGCTGGAGCCTCAATGCGATCGAAGCGGCGGAAAATTTTGACCGTCGATATATCGTGGTGGCACCCGACTGGGCGGAAGAGTACTGCCAAAAGCACGACATCCCCTATGTCCCCTGGAACTTCGAGCGTCTCAACGACCGCTCCATGGAGATCGCCGAGACGCTGAAAGAGAAAGGCGTCGACGTCGCGATCCCCCTGTTCGAAGAGACCGTGGAGTGGGCGGGCGCCATCAACTCGGTACTGCTGGACAACCCGCGTCTTTACGGACAATCGTTGCTCCTACGTGACAAAGCGCTGATGAAACGTCGCGCCCAGCTTGGCGGGATTCGCGTGGGCATTTTCGAAGAAGCCCATGACAAAGAGGACGTGATTCGCTTCCTCAAGCGGGTCAACCAGACGCTGCTGAAACTCGATGGCGACCCCAACGACCCGATTCACCTCAAAGCGTTTGATAAAGCGGGCTGCCTGGGCCATCGGGTCATTCGAACCCCTGACGAAGTCGATACCATCCCGGATGAAGAGTTTCCGGTGTTGATGGAGTCGCACCTGGACGGTTGGGAGTTCGCCGTAGAGGCGTGGATTCATGACGGCAAAATCGCCTTCCTGAACATTTCCGAGTACGTCACGCTAGGCTACTCCGTCTTCGTACCTGCCTCTCCAGAATTAGAAAAATACCGTGAGCAGATCACCGCGCAGATCGAAAAACTGATCAAGGCGTTTGATATTGAGTTTGGCCTGATTCACCCCGAATACTTCGTCACCAGCGACGGCGAGATGTACTTTGGCGAAGTGGCCTACCGTCCGCCGGGCTTCAAGGTGTTCGAACTGCTGGAGCGGGTTTACGGCTTTAACGCTTACCAGGCGTCTATGCTGGTCTTCGATCCGAAAAGCACTAAAGACGAAGTGGCTGAATTCTTCCCGAAAGAGATCGTCGATGCCGACGGCTTCGCGGGCTGCTTTGGGGTTTACCCGCGCCGCCGGGTCGTCAGCCGTCTGGAAATCCCGGAAGAGACGGAAGACCACCCGTACTTCGAGTCTCACGAACTGACACCACCGGTGGAAGAGACCGTCACGAAACGCACCGCCTTTGGTACGCATTGGGGGTTGATCTACTTTAAAGGCGACGATGCGCATACGATTCGCGATCTGCTCAAACGCCAAGAAGATCTCGACTTCTATGTATAA
- a CDS encoding TlyA family RNA methyltransferase, which produces MIRLDQLLVSQGLASSRTRAQRLIKNGRVFLRDGTRLTKPSEKWTLDTPLHIDEDPEERYASRAGLKLEGVLHALDMRLDERGVLDIGQSTGGFTDCALQFGARHVIGVEVGHDQLASHLRSDPRVICLEGLNARHMSRAAALLNALAERPIDLAVMDVSFISQTLILPEIAALLPLGGQLLSLVKPQFELDPGALDKRGIVRDPRRYADVEQHIRAACAQCGLAISHWQESPITGGDGNREFLLLASKR; this is translated from the coding sequence ATGATACGACTCGATCAACTGCTGGTCAGCCAAGGGCTGGCCAGTTCTCGTACCCGTGCCCAACGGCTGATCAAAAACGGGCGCGTTTTTTTGCGCGATGGTACGCGGCTCACCAAACCCTCGGAAAAGTGGACCTTGGACACGCCGCTACATATCGACGAAGACCCAGAGGAGCGCTACGCCTCCCGTGCGGGGCTCAAGCTAGAGGGCGTGTTACACGCGCTGGACATGCGCCTCGACGAGCGAGGCGTGCTGGACATCGGCCAATCGACGGGCGGCTTCACCGATTGCGCCCTACAGTTTGGCGCTCGGCACGTGATTGGTGTGGAAGTGGGTCACGACCAGCTCGCCAGCCACCTGCGCAGCGACCCGCGCGTGATCTGCTTGGAGGGCCTCAACGCCCGCCACATGAGCAGGGCAGCGGCGCTGTTGAACGCGCTGGCCGAGCGCCCCATTGATCTTGCGGTGATGGATGTGTCGTTCATCTCCCAGACGCTGATTCTGCCGGAGATTGCCGCGCTGCTGCCCCTTGGCGGGCAACTTCTATCGCTGGTCAAACCGCAGTTCGAGCTGGACCCTGGGGCGCTGGACAAGCGCGGTATCGTACGCGACCCTCGCCGCTACGCCGACGTCGAGCAACACATTCGCGCCGCCTGCGCGCAGTGCGGCCTTGCCATCAGCCACTGGCAAGAGAGCCCCATCACCGGCGGAGATGGCAACCGAGAATTTCTCCTGCTCGCCAGCAAACGCTAA